One Synechococcus sp. JA-2-3B'a(2-13) genomic window carries:
- the rpsE gene encoding 30S ribosomal protein S5 yields the protein MAEQRERRRSKKNREEQPTEWQERVIQIRRVTKVVKGGKKLSFRAVVVVGNERGQVGVGVGKANDVIGAVRKGVVDGKKHLIEVPLTKGLSVPHPMQGAGGGATVLVMPAAPGTGVIAGGAVRTVLELAGVRNSLAKQLGSSNPLNNARATIDALRRMRTFKQVAQDRDIDVRRLLGK from the coding sequence ATGGCTGAGCAGAGGGAACGTCGCAGAAGCAAAAAAAACCGCGAAGAGCAACCCACCGAGTGGCAAGAGCGGGTCATCCAGATTCGCCGCGTCACCAAGGTGGTCAAGGGCGGCAAGAAGTTGAGCTTCCGCGCTGTGGTGGTGGTCGGCAACGAGCGGGGCCAAGTCGGGGTTGGCGTGGGCAAAGCCAACGATGTGATCGGAGCAGTGCGCAAGGGAGTTGTGGACGGTAAAAAACACCTGATTGAGGTGCCCCTCACCAAAGGTTTGTCCGTACCCCATCCCATGCAGGGGGCAGGCGGCGGTGCCACTGTCTTGGTCATGCCAGCAGCTCCTGGCACAGGAGTCATTGCAGGGGGGGCAGTCCGCACCGTTCTGGAGCTGGCGGGTGTACGCAACAGCTTGGCCAAGCAACTGGGATCTAGCAACCCCCTTAACAATGCCCGTGCCACCATCGATGCGCTGCGGCGGATGCGTACCTTCAAGCAGGTGGCCCAAGACCGAGACATCGATGTGCGCCGCCTATTGGGCAAGTGA
- a CDS encoding alpha/beta fold hydrolase codes for MDYYYQAAHQAGAQFAPRSFLTGRLNLPIQDDFRVVAKPMALVWGEQNRLTGPEQAERYRALRPEVPIYRLPGAAFPHIEAPQTFLSVALRFLAEADPALPG; via the coding sequence GTGGACTACTATTACCAGGCAGCCCACCAGGCGGGGGCTCAATTTGCCCCCCGTTCTTTTCTCACCGGCAGGCTCAATTTGCCCATCCAAGACGACTTTCGCGTGGTGGCCAAGCCCATGGCTCTGGTCTGGGGAGAACAAAATCGTCTCACCGGCCCAGAACAGGCAGAGCGGTATCGCGCTTTGCGCCCGGAGGTGCCGATATACCGATTGCCGGGGGCTGCTTTTCCGCACATTGAAGCGCCGCAGACCTTTTTGTCGGTGGCTTTGCGCTTCTTGGCCGAAGCCGATCCTGCCCTGCCGGGATAG
- the infA gene encoding translation initiation factor IF-1: protein MSKEDAIEMEGVVTESLPNAMFRVDLDNGFNVLAHISGKIRRNYIKILPGDRVKVELSPYDLNKGRITYRLKKK from the coding sequence TTGTCTAAGGAAGATGCCATTGAAATGGAGGGGGTTGTTACGGAATCCCTGCCCAACGCCATGTTCCGAGTGGATCTGGACAACGGCTTCAACGTGCTCGCTCATATCTCCGGCAAAATTCGCCGCAACTACATCAAGATCTTGCCCGGCGACCGGGTTAAGGTGGAGCTGAGCCCCTATGACCTCAACAAAGGGCGCATCACCTACCGCCTTAAGAAAAAGTAG
- a CDS encoding PRC-barrel domain-containing protein, with amino-acid sequence MRSEVRRRSQVLGTQVISQGNAARLGVVSEVWADLEAKQVLVLGVLEKALAGSPRLMELRQVTALGQDAVLVPSEEVFDNLDLEGLSRVVGSEVVTEEGIRLGKVKDFEFNSVSGIITGLVLSNLGLTFLPGFILSTYLLSTDEIVSVGGDRLIVADGAETRLTQLAKGILETLGIGKPPWEAGVSPAPALPSAVESSAVEEDYEEEYDEEYEAEEEDVYAEEEPEPEPQPVRPRPPEPAPAPEQPAWEQEYAKEEAPPSEPAPPPSSSTPVDGDPWEDKAGEPT; translated from the coding sequence GTGCGATCAGAGGTTCGTCGGCGGTCACAGGTTCTGGGAACGCAGGTGATCAGCCAGGGCAACGCAGCCCGGCTTGGGGTAGTCAGCGAAGTTTGGGCGGATCTGGAAGCCAAGCAGGTTCTGGTGCTGGGGGTGCTGGAAAAAGCCCTTGCCGGATCCCCCCGTTTGATGGAGCTGCGGCAAGTAACAGCGTTGGGTCAGGATGCAGTTCTTGTCCCCAGCGAAGAAGTTTTCGATAACTTGGATTTGGAGGGCCTGAGTCGCGTGGTTGGCAGCGAGGTGGTAACCGAAGAAGGGATCCGCCTCGGCAAAGTTAAGGATTTTGAGTTCAACTCCGTCTCCGGCATCATCACGGGCTTGGTGCTCTCCAACCTTGGCCTCACCTTTTTACCTGGCTTTATCCTCAGCACCTATCTGCTCTCCACTGACGAGATTGTCTCTGTGGGCGGGGATCGCCTTATTGTTGCCGATGGCGCCGAGACCCGCCTAACCCAACTGGCCAAGGGGATTTTGGAAACCCTGGGAATCGGCAAGCCCCCTTGGGAAGCCGGAGTTAGCCCGGCTCCTGCCCTGCCCAGTGCTGTCGAGAGTTCCGCCGTCGAGGAAGATTACGAAGAAGAATACGACGAGGAATACGAGGCCGAAGAAGAAGACGTTTACGCAGAAGAAGAGCCTGAACCTGAGCCGCAGCCTGTGCGTCCACGCCCGCCTGAGCCCGCACCCGCCCCCGAACAACCGGCTTGGGAACAGGAGTATGCCAAAGAAGAGGCCCCTCCTTCTGAGCCTGCCCCTCCTCCTTCCAGCTCCACTCCTGTGGATGGTGATCCCTGGGAAGATAAGGCCGGGGAGCCCACTTGA
- the rpsH gene encoding 30S ribosomal protein S8, whose product MAHTNDTIADMLTRIRNATMARHESVAVPATRMTRSIARVLHEEGFVSEWKEEGEGIQARVVLRLKYKGKGRNCRPIINGLKRVSRPGLRVYRNHKELPRVLGGIGIAIISTSNGIMTDREARKQGIGGEVLCLVY is encoded by the coding sequence ATGGCCCACACCAACGACACGATCGCCGATATGCTCACCCGCATTCGCAATGCCACCATGGCTCGGCACGAGTCGGTGGCAGTTCCGGCCACCCGCATGACCCGCAGCATCGCTCGCGTTCTTCATGAGGAAGGGTTCGTCAGCGAATGGAAGGAGGAGGGAGAAGGGATCCAAGCCCGGGTGGTGTTGCGATTGAAGTACAAAGGCAAAGGCCGCAACTGCAGGCCCATCATCAATGGTCTAAAGCGGGTGAGCCGACCCGGCCTGCGGGTTTACCGCAACCACAAAGAGCTGCCCCGAGTGCTGGGAGGAATTGGAATTGCCATCATCTCCACCTCCAACGGCATTATGACCGACCGGGAGGCTCGTAAGCAGGGCATTGGCGGCGAAGTCCTCTGCCTTGTCTACTAG
- the rplE gene encoding 50S ribosomal protein L5, producing the protein MPQRLQILYNTVIVPKLQKELGYTNIHQVPRLEKIVINRGLGEASQNAKALESSIAEISAITGQRPVITRAKKAIASFKIRKGMPVGLMVTLRRERMYAFLDRLINVALPRIRDFRGVSPKAFDGRGNYTLGIREQLIFPEINYDSVDQLRGMDISIVTTAKTDEEGRALLKAFGMPFAS; encoded by the coding sequence ATGCCCCAACGTCTGCAAATCCTCTACAACACCGTCATCGTCCCCAAGCTGCAAAAGGAGTTGGGCTACACCAACATCCACCAGGTGCCCCGCCTGGAGAAGATCGTCATCAACCGCGGCTTGGGGGAAGCTTCCCAAAATGCCAAGGCTCTGGAATCCTCCATTGCCGAGATCAGCGCCATCACTGGCCAGCGTCCGGTGATCACCCGCGCCAAGAAGGCAATTGCCAGCTTCAAGATTCGCAAGGGCATGCCTGTCGGCCTGATGGTGACCCTGCGACGGGAGCGCATGTATGCGTTTTTGGATCGCTTGATCAATGTTGCTCTGCCCCGTATCCGTGACTTCCGCGGTGTCAGCCCCAAGGCCTTTGATGGACGAGGCAACTACACCCTCGGCATCCGTGAACAACTGATTTTTCCCGAAATCAACTATGACTCTGTGGATCAGTTGCGAGGTATGGATATCTCCATTGTGACCACTGCTAAAACCGACGAAGAGGGCCGTGCCCTGCTCAAAGCCTTTGGCATGCCCTTTGCCTCTTAG
- the map gene encoding type I methionyl aminopeptidase, whose translation MQLIEIKSRREVEKMRRAGRVVAQVLQEIAERLEPGWTTADIDAYAERRVAQLNALPSFKGYYGFPACVCVSVNHEVVHGIPSPRKVVQPGDVVKVDFGAIVEGWHADSCITIGLEPLSDAARDLIDTAAKALQTGIDCVRHGVWLQDVSGAIEDYIEGRGYSVVKQYVGHGVGRNLHEEPQFPNYRTRDLPNPKLRSGMTVAIEPMVNAGGEATRVLPDQWTVVTVDGSWSAQFEHTVLVTESGAEILTDRTPFQS comes from the coding sequence ATGCAGCTTATTGAGATCAAATCTCGCCGCGAAGTGGAGAAAATGCGGCGGGCCGGTCGGGTGGTGGCCCAAGTATTGCAGGAGATCGCGGAGCGCCTAGAGCCGGGCTGGACCACGGCAGATATCGATGCCTATGCCGAGAGACGGGTGGCCCAACTTAATGCTTTGCCCAGTTTCAAGGGCTACTACGGCTTTCCCGCCTGCGTCTGTGTCAGTGTCAACCATGAGGTGGTGCACGGGATCCCCAGTCCCCGTAAAGTGGTGCAGCCGGGAGATGTGGTCAAAGTGGATTTTGGTGCCATCGTCGAGGGCTGGCATGCGGACTCCTGTATCACTATCGGCCTGGAACCCCTGAGCGACGCAGCTCGGGATCTGATCGATACTGCGGCCAAAGCCCTGCAGACGGGCATCGACTGTGTGCGCCACGGCGTTTGGCTTCAGGATGTCTCGGGTGCCATTGAAGATTACATCGAGGGGCGGGGCTATTCTGTGGTGAAGCAGTATGTTGGTCACGGGGTGGGGCGCAACCTGCACGAGGAGCCGCAGTTTCCCAACTATCGCACCCGCGATCTGCCCAATCCCAAGCTGCGCTCCGGCATGACGGTGGCCATTGAGCCGATGGTGAATGCGGGGGGAGAGGCAACCCGAGTGTTGCCAGACCAGTGGACGGTGGTCACGGTGGATGGCTCTTGGTCGGCTCAGTTTGAGCACACGGTCTTGGTCACCGAGTCTGGAGCAGAAATTTTGACCGATCGCACGCCTTTTCAGTCCTAA
- the rplO gene encoding 50S ribosomal protein L15, producing the protein MRLEDIRPQAGSTRRRRRLGRGVSAGQGASCGKGMRGQKARKGGSTRPGFEGGQTPLYRRLPKLKHFPRYRRRLEYTLVNLRALADLPAGSEVSLESLMERGIVTTNDGPLKILGDGEVSVPLTIRAAAITASAKVKVEAAGGRVEILGS; encoded by the coding sequence ATGCGACTGGAAGACATTCGGCCTCAAGCAGGTTCGACGCGGCGGCGGCGGCGCCTAGGTCGTGGCGTCTCTGCTGGACAGGGAGCCTCCTGTGGCAAGGGGATGCGGGGGCAAAAGGCCCGCAAGGGGGGCAGTACACGGCCCGGCTTTGAAGGGGGCCAGACTCCCCTCTACCGGCGTTTACCCAAGCTTAAGCATTTCCCTCGCTACAGGCGGCGTCTGGAATACACCCTGGTTAACCTGCGCGCCTTGGCGGATCTGCCTGCCGGCAGCGAGGTCAGCCTGGAAAGCCTGATGGAACGAGGGATCGTCACCACCAACGATGGCCCGCTGAAGATCTTGGGGGATGGGGAAGTCAGCGTGCCCCTGACGATCAGGGCGGCGGCCATTACTGCTTCAGCCAAAGTCAAGGTCGAGGCAGCCGGAGGTCGGGTGGAGATTTTGGGATCCTAA
- the rplR gene encoding 50S ribosomal protein L18, whose product MKTSRKITTQRRHRRIRRKVFGTAERPRLAVFRSHRHIYAQVIDDVAQHTLASASTLDRELREKFKETGTATQEAAALVGRSVAERALQMGISRVVFDRGGKLYHGRVQALAEAAREAGLQF is encoded by the coding sequence ATGAAAACCAGCCGCAAAATCACCACCCAACGTCGTCATCGACGCATTCGCCGCAAGGTCTTTGGCACTGCCGAGCGGCCTCGCCTGGCCGTGTTTCGCTCCCATCGACACATCTACGCCCAGGTGATCGACGATGTAGCCCAGCATACCTTAGCCTCCGCCTCCACCTTGGACAGGGAGCTGCGCGAAAAATTCAAAGAAACCGGGACGGCTACTCAAGAAGCGGCTGCCTTGGTGGGCCGCTCAGTTGCCGAACGAGCCTTACAGATGGGCATTTCCCGCGTGGTTTTCGATCGGGGGGGCAAGCTTTATCACGGGCGCGTTCAGGCTTTGGCAGAAGCTGCCCGAGAAGCAGGGTTACAGTTCTAG
- a CDS encoding adenylate kinase, with protein MPRLIFLGPPGAGKGTQAERLAAIYHTPKISTGDLLRAEVKAQTPLGCQAKVYMDAGELVPDEVLIGMVKGQLQQSPEQGWILDGFPRTLAQAEALEELLQELGQDYDYVLNLEVPDEVVVARLLARGKEQGRSDDADRSVILKRLEVYRQQTAPLIDFYEAKGRLQRVNGNQPMESVQEHLQALLEGFRRTA; from the coding sequence GTGCCGAGGTTGATCTTTCTGGGGCCGCCGGGGGCGGGCAAAGGTACACAGGCGGAGCGGCTGGCGGCCATTTACCACACGCCCAAAATTTCCACAGGCGATCTGTTGCGGGCCGAGGTGAAAGCCCAAACGCCCCTGGGGTGCCAGGCCAAGGTTTACATGGATGCGGGAGAGCTGGTGCCTGACGAGGTGCTGATCGGAATGGTGAAGGGGCAGTTGCAGCAGTCTCCGGAGCAGGGTTGGATCCTGGATGGATTTCCTCGCACCTTAGCCCAGGCAGAAGCCTTGGAAGAGCTGCTGCAAGAGCTGGGACAAGATTACGACTACGTCCTCAACTTGGAGGTGCCGGATGAGGTGGTGGTGGCCCGGCTGCTGGCCCGGGGCAAGGAACAGGGGCGCAGCGATGATGCGGATCGGTCGGTGATTCTCAAGCGTCTGGAGGTCTATCGGCAGCAGACGGCTCCCCTGATCGATTTTTATGAGGCCAAGGGGCGCTTGCAGCGGGTCAACGGCAACCAGCCGATGGAATCCGTACAGGAACATCTGCAGGCTCTTTTGGAAGGCTTCAGGAGGACGGCGTGA
- the rplX gene encoding 50S ribosomal protein L24 — MVRPLKPSQIRRLVRRPGIRKHRNSLRYKMRIKQGDTVQVISGDDKGKIGEVLRVFPERNMVLVEGVNIVTYHRKPQREGESGRIETKEAPIPVCKVMAYSKKQEVASRIGYQITADGRKVRVLKKTGEILD, encoded by the coding sequence ATGGTTCGCCCCCTCAAACCCAGCCAAATTCGGCGCTTAGTTCGGCGACCGGGCATTCGCAAGCACCGCAACAGCCTGCGCTACAAAATGCGTATCAAGCAAGGGGATACCGTGCAGGTGATCTCCGGCGATGACAAAGGCAAAATCGGCGAGGTGCTGCGCGTTTTTCCCGAGCGCAACATGGTTTTGGTGGAAGGGGTTAACATTGTTACCTACCACCGTAAACCCCAGCGAGAAGGGGAAAGTGGCCGAATTGAGACCAAGGAAGCTCCCATTCCCGTCTGCAAAGTGATGGCCTATTCCAAGAAGCAGGAGGTGGCCAGCCGTATCGGCTATCAAATCACCGCCGATGGTCGCAAGGTTCGCGTCCTTAAGAAAACGGGTGAGATTCTCGACTAG
- a CDS encoding Uma2 family endonuclease, whose product MTATEVRWTTRDIEALPENEWIRYEIIDGELLVTRSPHHKHQHIIGCLFSALHRWSLETGLGEPSIMPGILFSEFDNVSPDVVWVSYERLSQIQDEAGHFRGAPELVVEVLSPGKVHEDRDRLAKRKLYSVYGVQEYWIVDRLAQRVEVYRRQQAQLVLVETLLAQDALSSPLLPGFVCTVAELFTSRP is encoded by the coding sequence ATGACTGCTACAGAAGTACGCTGGACCACTCGGGATATCGAGGCTCTTCCAGAGAATGAATGGATCCGCTACGAGATCATCGACGGAGAACTGCTGGTGACTCGCTCTCCTCATCACAAACATCAGCACATTATCGGGTGTTTGTTCTCCGCACTGCATCGGTGGTCGCTAGAAACAGGATTGGGAGAACCCTCAATCATGCCAGGGATCCTCTTTTCCGAATTTGATAATGTGTCTCCCGATGTTGTTTGGGTTAGTTATGAGCGGCTATCACAGATTCAAGATGAAGCAGGACATTTTCGGGGTGCCCCTGAGCTGGTGGTTGAAGTCCTATCACCTGGAAAAGTTCATGAGGATCGAGACCGCTTGGCAAAACGGAAACTCTACTCTGTGTATGGGGTGCAAGAGTACTGGATCGTCGATCGGCTGGCTCAGAGAGTAGAGGTGTATCGCAGACAACAGGCCCAGTTGGTCTTGGTAGAAACGCTGTTGGCTCAGGATGCGTTGTCTTCTCCCCTGTTGCCCGGCTTTGTCTGCACGGTTGCTGAGCTGTTTACCTCCCGACCCTAG
- the secY gene encoding preprotein translocase subunit SecY has protein sequence MVDTRGSAPSAQETFMQMAMASGLRSRLFLTLGLLLLVRLGIYIPIPSIDRARFAAEAANSPVFGLLDVFSGGGISALGIFALGILPFINASIIMQLLVSAIPALENLQKNEGEQGRRQISQYTRYVTLVWAIIQGIGISFWVREFASTTNELAFMASTTLALAAGSLFVMWLGEMITEKGVGSGPSLLIFVNIVATLPRALGQTISLARADSSTIGGILLLLAIFLVTIVGIVFVQEGSRKIPIVYAKRQVGNKLFREQKSYLPLRLNQGGVMPIIFAYSVMSLPLALAQYTQNLTLVQVANFLSPTSWFYIPFYFVLILFFSYFYASLLINPVDLAQNLKKMGASIPGVRPGKATAEYVEGILNRLTLLGALFLCAVAIIPTTVERATGITTFQGLGATSLLILVGVAIETSKQIQTYVISQRYEGMVKQ, from the coding sequence ATGGTTGACACACGAGGCTCCGCCCCTTCTGCCCAAGAGACCTTTATGCAGATGGCTATGGCCTCTGGCCTGCGCAGCCGTCTGTTTCTCACCTTGGGCTTGCTGCTGTTGGTCAGACTGGGCATTTACATCCCCATTCCCAGTATCGATCGGGCCCGCTTTGCTGCCGAAGCTGCCAACAGCCCTGTGTTTGGCCTGCTGGATGTCTTCTCCGGCGGGGGGATTTCTGCTTTGGGAATTTTCGCCCTTGGGATCCTGCCCTTCATCAATGCCTCAATTATCATGCAGTTGCTGGTCTCGGCCATTCCAGCCTTGGAGAACCTGCAGAAAAACGAGGGAGAACAGGGGCGGCGGCAGATTTCTCAATACACCCGCTATGTCACCTTGGTTTGGGCCATCATCCAGGGCATTGGCATTTCCTTTTGGGTGCGGGAGTTTGCCAGTACCACCAATGAGTTGGCCTTCATGGCCTCCACCACCCTGGCTCTGGCGGCGGGATCCCTGTTTGTGATGTGGCTGGGAGAGATGATCACGGAGAAAGGGGTGGGAAGTGGCCCTTCGCTCTTGATCTTCGTCAACATTGTTGCCACTCTGCCCCGTGCCCTCGGACAGACTATTAGCCTGGCCCGTGCCGATAGCAGCACCATCGGTGGCATCTTGCTGTTGCTGGCAATCTTTTTGGTCACCATTGTCGGCATTGTCTTTGTCCAAGAAGGCAGCCGCAAGATCCCTATCGTCTACGCCAAGCGCCAGGTGGGCAACAAGCTGTTCCGCGAGCAGAAAAGCTATCTGCCCCTGAGGCTAAACCAAGGGGGGGTGATGCCGATCATCTTTGCCTACTCGGTGATGTCCCTGCCTCTGGCCCTGGCCCAGTACACCCAAAACCTGACTTTGGTGCAAGTGGCCAACTTCCTATCCCCCACCTCCTGGTTCTACATTCCTTTTTATTTCGTGCTGATCCTCTTCTTCAGCTACTTCTACGCCTCTTTGCTCATCAACCCGGTGGATCTGGCTCAAAACTTGAAGAAGATGGGGGCCAGCATTCCAGGGGTACGCCCGGGCAAGGCCACTGCCGAGTATGTCGAAGGGATCCTCAACCGCCTGACGCTGCTGGGGGCTTTGTTCCTGTGCGCGGTGGCCATCATCCCGACGACGGTGGAACGGGCAACCGGCATCACCACTTTCCAAGGTTTGGGGGCGACCTCGCTACTGATTTTGGTGGGGGTGGCGATCGAGACCTCCAAGCAGATCCAGACTTATGTCATCTCACAACGCTACGAAGGGATGGTCAAACAGTAG
- a CDS encoding alpha/beta fold hydrolase: MKELSQVLKIGLWTTVGGLGALAVFNAWISSQTQPLQSLLPGEERHHFWRGHRLFYKVMGSGQPLLLLHGIGAGSSSYEFRAIMAELGQHHQVYALDLLGWGNSERPDLEYTGSLYAEMIGDFVQQVIGRPCHVIANSLSAGFVLRSARLQPHHWQKLLLIAPLGDNSLIPDSLGIPLAQIAYGFLSLPVLGLAFYNGITAPWSVRLFTEQSLF; this comes from the coding sequence ATGAAAGAGCTGAGCCAAGTTCTCAAGATCGGGCTCTGGACTACTGTCGGCGGCTTGGGTGCTCTAGCCGTTTTCAACGCTTGGATCTCTTCCCAAACTCAGCCTCTGCAGAGCTTGCTGCCGGGAGAGGAAAGGCATCACTTCTGGCGCGGCCATCGCCTGTTTTACAAGGTCATGGGATCCGGCCAGCCGTTGTTGTTGTTGCACGGCATTGGGGCAGGCTCCTCCAGCTATGAGTTTCGTGCCATTATGGCGGAGCTGGGGCAGCACCATCAAGTCTATGCTCTGGATTTGTTGGGGTGGGGCAACTCAGAACGTCCAGATTTGGAGTACACCGGCAGCCTCTATGCCGAGATGATCGGGGATTTTGTCCAGCAGGTGATCGGGCGACCGTGTCACGTCATTGCCAATTCCCTCTCGGCAGGGTTTGTGCTGCGCTCGGCCCGCCTACAGCCCCACCATTGGCAGAAGCTGCTGCTCATCGCCCCTCTGGGAGACAACAGCCTCATCCCCGATTCCCTCGGGATCCCTTTGGCTCAGATTGCCTATGGATTTCTCAGCCTGCCCGTTTTGGGGTTGGCCTTCTACAACGGCATCACCGCCCCCTGGAGTGTACGCTTGTTTACAGAGCAGAGCTTGTTCTGA
- the rplF gene encoding 50S ribosomal protein L6 codes for MSRIGRRPIALPAKVEIQIDGQHIAVKGPKGQLSRSLPPLITVQQNAQMLTVSRLNDSRPARQLHGLCRTLVANMVDGVSKGFERRLELVGVGYRAAIQGSKLVLNVGYSHPVEIPFPPGIQIAVEGNNIIVVSGTDKELVGNTAARIRAVRPPEPYKGKGIRYLGEQVRRKAGKSGKAKK; via the coding sequence ATGTCCCGTATCGGTAGACGCCCCATCGCCCTTCCTGCCAAGGTGGAGATCCAGATCGACGGCCAACACATTGCAGTGAAAGGCCCGAAAGGTCAACTGTCCCGCAGTTTGCCGCCCTTGATCACAGTCCAGCAAAACGCTCAGATGCTCACGGTCAGCCGTCTCAACGATTCTCGTCCTGCCCGCCAACTGCACGGCCTCTGCCGCACCTTGGTCGCCAACATGGTCGATGGAGTATCCAAGGGATTTGAGCGGCGGCTGGAATTGGTGGGCGTGGGCTACCGGGCTGCCATCCAAGGCAGCAAGTTGGTTTTGAACGTCGGCTACAGTCACCCTGTGGAGATCCCCTTTCCCCCCGGCATCCAAATTGCCGTTGAGGGAAACAACATCATTGTTGTCTCAGGCACAGATAAAGAACTGGTGGGCAATACTGCCGCCCGCATCCGAGCGGTCCGGCCTCCGGAGCCCTACAAGGGGAAAGGGATCCGTTATCTAGGGGAACAAGTTCGCCGCAAGGCGGGTAAATCCGGGAAAGCGAAGAAGTAA
- a CDS encoding glycosyltransferase codes for MARPYRYLFLSTPVGPLGSGAGGGVELNLANLTRVLLQMGSQVRVLAPVGSRMAELPEEVIEPVAGLPPAYAQTQRRDQPVLIHTPSLLANLWQRAAHLQDQFDLIVNWSYDWLSFYLTDFFRTPVAHIVSMGSLSDAVDQALEHIAHRYPGRLAVHSRAQAQTFAFARAEMAAGRDPFVYLPCGVDLRLYDFVPQGNGSLCWIGRIAPEKGLEDCAALAEKTGRPVVILGHLQEPGYWQQIQEQYPHAQLDYRGFLPTPQMQRILGQCSALIMTPKWVEAFGLVAVEALACGVPVITYRRGGPAEIVSNGETGWIVEPDNVAALAEAVERLDHIDRSRCRQRAEEHYSLGAMAEQFLAWSRQIGRDPTWAAREGGDRQ; via the coding sequence ATGGCTCGTCCCTACCGCTATCTGTTCCTCTCCACCCCTGTTGGACCTCTGGGATCCGGGGCCGGTGGTGGTGTGGAGCTCAATCTTGCGAACCTGACTCGTGTCTTACTCCAGATGGGATCCCAAGTGCGGGTGTTGGCCCCTGTGGGATCCCGAATGGCGGAGTTGCCGGAGGAGGTGATCGAGCCGGTGGCGGGCCTTCCCCCGGCCTATGCGCAAACCCAGCGCCGCGATCAGCCGGTTCTGATCCACACCCCCTCTCTGCTGGCCAACCTGTGGCAGCGGGCTGCCCACCTGCAAGATCAGTTCGATCTAATCGTGAACTGGAGCTACGATTGGCTCTCGTTTTATTTGACGGATTTTTTCCGCACCCCGGTGGCCCACATTGTTAGCATGGGATCCCTCAGCGATGCCGTCGATCAGGCCCTAGAGCACATTGCCCATCGCTACCCTGGTCGGCTGGCGGTGCATTCGCGGGCGCAAGCCCAGACCTTTGCCTTTGCCCGAGCCGAGATGGCGGCAGGTCGGGATCCCTTTGTCTATCTGCCCTGCGGGGTGGATCTGCGCCTCTACGACTTTGTGCCCCAAGGGAATGGATCCCTGTGTTGGATTGGCCGCATTGCCCCGGAGAAGGGCCTGGAAGACTGTGCTGCCCTAGCCGAGAAGACGGGAAGGCCGGTGGTGATCTTAGGCCACCTGCAAGAGCCAGGCTACTGGCAGCAGATCCAAGAGCAGTACCCGCATGCCCAATTGGATTACCGAGGGTTTTTGCCCACCCCGCAAATGCAGCGGATCTTGGGGCAATGCTCAGCCTTGATCATGACCCCCAAGTGGGTGGAGGCCTTTGGCTTGGTGGCGGTGGAAGCTTTGGCCTGTGGCGTGCCGGTGATTACCTACCGCCGGGGTGGGCCCGCGGAAATTGTCAGCAATGGAGAAACCGGCTGGATCGTCGAGCCGGACAACGTGGCAGCTTTGGCAGAGGCTGTAGAGCGCCTAGATCACATCGACAGGAGCCGCTGTCGGCAACGGGCAGAAGAGCACTATTCCCTGGGCGCGATGGCAGAGCAGTTTCTGGCCTGGAGCAGGCAGATTGGCCGGGATCCCACCTGGGCAGCCCGCGAGGGAGGAGACAGGCAGTGA
- a CDS encoding ubiquinol-cytochrome c reductase iron-sulfur subunit has product MYNNRRGFLRWLALGLGSLVGWLPGFARRRFALAQGTASGSKASEPEFVKVATLADLKDGPFKVENAFGKNTATLWLVGDPQKEDSLLALDAACPHAGCDVNWRGENFVCPCHGSAFAADGSRTRGPANADLAIYKVKVEKGEIFVAKAS; this is encoded by the coding sequence ATGTACAACAATCGTCGCGGTTTTCTTCGCTGGCTGGCTCTCGGTTTGGGCTCGTTGGTGGGTTGGTTACCTGGGTTTGCCCGGCGCCGTTTTGCCCTGGCCCAGGGAACTGCTTCTGGCTCCAAGGCTTCTGAGCCTGAGTTTGTGAAAGTTGCCACCCTGGCCGATCTCAAAGATGGCCCCTTCAAGGTGGAAAACGCCTTTGGGAAAAACACCGCCACCCTCTGGCTGGTCGGGGATCCGCAAAAAGAAGATTCTCTGCTGGCTTTGGATGCCGCCTGTCCCCATGCGGGGTGTGATGTGAACTGGCGGGGGGAGAACTTTGTCTGCCCCTGTCATGGCTCGGCTTTTGCTGCCGATGGCAGCCGTACCCGTGGCCCGGCCAATGCAGACCTGGCCATCTACAAGGTCAAGGTGGAGAAGGGAGAAATTTTTGTAGCCAAAGCCTCATAA